A genomic segment from Nicotiana tabacum cultivar K326 chromosome 7, ASM71507v2, whole genome shotgun sequence encodes:
- the LOC107789394 gene encoding putative polygalacturonase At1g80170 yields the protein MAKTKILFILFLVLLVESLGNALEKNLEEEIFSEFEDFDDINEDEEEVFELQKNGRGNKVLVNVDSFGAVGDGTSDDTKAFVDAWNQACSKRRSVFLVPSGRTYLVNATRFNGPCANRLIIQVDGTIMAPSDPEDWDPKSPKAWLVFNNLTGTTFQGHGVIDGSGSKWWAASCKKNKTNPCKAAPRALTIDSSSGIRVKGLTFQNSQQMHFVISRSDSVRVNGIMISSPGDSPNTDGIHISESTNVVLQDCKIGTGDDCISIVNASSNIRMKTIHCGPGHGISIGSLGKDDSVGIVTRVVLDTAFLKGTTNGLRIKTWQGGSGYVRTVRFQNVRMEDVSNPIIIDQFYCDSQKPCHNQTSAVEISEVMYRNVSGTSKSQKAMKFACSDTVPCSHITLDNVNLEGRDGTAEVYCNSATGIIAGYVHPEAECLNSSDKKIEQKIEEYNVHTEL from the exons ATGGCTAAGACAAAGATACTCttcattttatttcttgttttgttAGTTGAGTCTCTTGGAAATGCACTTGAGAAGAATCTTGAAGAAGAAATTTTTTCAGAGTTTGAAGATTTTGATGACAttaatgaagatgaagaagaagtatttGAACTACAGAAAAATGGAAGGGGGAATAAAGTTCTTGTCAATGTTGATAGTTTTGGTGCAGTTGGTGATGGAACTTCTGATGACACCAAG GCATTTGTAGATGCATGGAACCAAGCTTGTTCGAAACGAAGATCAGTCTTCTTGGTCCCTTCAGGACGCACTTATCTAGTGAATGCAACCAGATTCAACGGGCCTTGTGCCAACAGATTAATCATCCAG GTCGATGGAACCATAATGGCACCAAGCGATCCTGAGGACTGGGATCCAAAGAGTCCAAAAGCTTGGCTTGTGTTCAACAATTTGACAGGAACTACATTCCAAGGGCATGGAGTAATTGATGGATCAGGCAGCAAATGGTGGGCAGCATCATGCAAGAAGAACAAGACCAAT CCTTGTAAAGCAGCACCAAGG GCATTAACTATAGACTCAAGCTCAGGAATAAGGGTGAAGGGCCTTACATTCCAAAATAGCCAACAGATGCATTTTGTCATTTCTCGATCGGATTCTGTACGTGTAAATGGCATTATGATTTCTTCTCCTGGAGATAGTCCTAATACCGATGGAATCCATATAAGTGAATCAACAAATGTTGTACTCCAGGACTGCAAAATCGGGACAG GCGATGACTGCATATCAATCGTCAATGCTAGTTCCAATATCAGGATGAAGACAATCCACTGTGGTCCTGGCCATGGAATCAG CATTGGGAGCCTTGGTAAGGACGACTCTGTCGGCATAGTGACAAGGGTAGTACTGGATACTGCATTCCTCAAAGGTACCACAAACGGCCTCAGGATCAAGACATGGCAG GGAGGATCAGGTTATGTTCGCACAGTGCGCTTCCAAAATGTAAGGATGGAAGATGTTTCAAATCCAATCATCATCGATCAATTCTATTGCGACTCACAAAAACCTTGCCATAATCAG ACATCTGCAGTTGAGATAAGTGAAGTAATGTATCGCAACGTTAGTGGAACGTCAAAAAGCCAAAAGGCGATGAAATTCGCGTGTAGTGACACCGTCCCCTGCAGCCACATTACCCTGGACAATGTCAACTTAGAGGGTAGAGATGGCACAGCTGAAGTATACTGCAACTCTGCAACAGGCATTATAGCCGGTTATGTTCATCCAGAAGCAGAGTGTCTCAACTCATCTGATAAGAAAATTGAGCAGAAAATTGAAGAATACAATGTTCACACTGAGCTATGA